In a single window of the Penaeus monodon isolate SGIC_2016 chromosome 3, NSTDA_Pmon_1, whole genome shotgun sequence genome:
- the LOC119585113 gene encoding uncharacterized protein LOC119585113: protein MHENTSERVGTFKYLRKIAENGNLDAEIKHGVQAGWRNRKKESGVFCNRRIIARSRGGIYLTVVRPALLHISETWATKKTQEKELGVTEIRMHRWMRRAKKHDRVRNKRIRGNG from the coding sequence ATGCATGAAAACACCTCGGAAAGGGTCGGAACATTTAAATACCTACGGAAAATAGCGGAAAATGGAAACCTGGACGCGGAAATAAAGCATGGGGTGCAAGCAGGATGGAGGAACCGGAAAAAGGAGTCAGGAGTATTTTGTAATAGAAGAATAATTGCAAGGTCGAGGGGTGGGATTTATTTAACAGTGGTGAGACCAGCACTGTTGCATATATCTGAAACATGGGCGACAAAGAAAACGCAAGAAAAGGAACTAGGTGTTACCGAAATAAGAATGCATAGGTGGATGCGTAGAGCAAAGAAGCATGACAGAGTCAGGAATAAGAGAATCAGAGGGAACGGTTAA